A single Dehalococcoidia bacterium DNA region contains:
- a CDS encoding alpha-1,4-glucan--maltose-1-phosphate maltosyltransferase, with product MLDIAAQALPERAETVLPPEAQSVVIEGVWPEIDAGRFAIKRTVGEQVVVEADIFTYGHEQIAADLIVWHGDGRRRHVPMTPIGNDRWRAAFPVEHLGEYRYTIIAWRDCFATWASDLAKRVAAGQDVRVDLEIGARLVDAAAARATGRDAKLLAAAARTLRAGRAPALDKALSPQLAALMRRWADRTGASRYPRDLSVWVDRERARFSAWYELFPRSYAATPGEHGTFADLERHLDYVAEMGFDVLYLPPIHPIGTTKRKGRNNAPVAAPGDPGSPWAIGSAEGGHKAIHPQLGTLKDFRRLLAAAKARGLEIALDLAFQCSPDHPYVKEHPEWFRWRPDGTVQYAENPPKKYEDIYPFEFELPEPDRWALWRELLSIVEFWCEQGVRIFRVDNPHTKPFRFWEWLIAEIRRRYPETIFLSEAFTRPKVMYHLAKLGFTQSYTYFAWRTTRWELTEYLTELTQGPVREFFRPNFWPNTPDILTEQLQHGGRPAFMARLILAATLSSNYGIYGPAFELGEHVAVAPGKEEYLHSEKYEIKHWDLDRPDSLKPLIARVNAIRRAEPALQYNDIRFHDSDNDQFLIYSKRDPSGQNVILVVVNLDPVHTQAGWTRLAMPELGLAWDQAFVVRDLLTEARYHWRGPHNYVELNPHVLPAHIFLIEPAE from the coding sequence AAACCGTTCTGCCGCCGGAGGCGCAGTCTGTCGTCATCGAGGGGGTCTGGCCCGAGATCGACGCCGGCCGCTTCGCGATCAAGCGCACGGTGGGGGAGCAGGTCGTCGTTGAAGCCGATATCTTCACCTACGGGCATGAGCAGATCGCTGCCGACCTTATCGTGTGGCATGGCGATGGCCGCCGCCGCCACGTGCCGATGACCCCGATCGGCAACGACCGCTGGCGCGCCGCCTTTCCCGTCGAGCATCTCGGCGAGTATCGCTACACCATCATCGCGTGGCGCGACTGCTTTGCCACCTGGGCGAGCGACCTCGCCAAGCGCGTCGCCGCCGGGCAGGATGTTCGCGTCGACCTCGAGATCGGGGCGCGTCTCGTCGACGCGGCTGCCGCCCGGGCGACGGGCCGCGACGCCAAGCTTCTTGCCGCTGCCGCTCGGACACTCCGCGCCGGCCGCGCGCCCGCGCTCGACAAAGCGCTCTCGCCTCAGCTTGCCGCGCTGATGCGCCGCTGGGCCGACCGCACCGGAGCGAGCCGCTACCCCCGCGACCTTTCGGTCTGGGTCGACCGCGAGCGCGCGCGGTTCAGCGCCTGGTACGAACTGTTTCCGCGCTCCTACGCCGCCACGCCCGGGGAGCATGGGACCTTCGCCGACCTCGAGCGCCACCTCGACTATGTCGCCGAGATGGGCTTCGATGTGCTCTATCTCCCGCCGATCCATCCGATCGGAACGACCAAGCGCAAGGGCAGGAACAATGCCCCTGTTGCCGCGCCCGGCGACCCCGGCAGCCCCTGGGCGATCGGGAGCGCCGAGGGCGGCCACAAGGCGATCCATCCCCAGCTGGGGACGCTGAAGGACTTTCGGCGGCTGCTCGCCGCGGCCAAGGCGCGCGGCCTCGAGATTGCGCTCGACCTCGCCTTCCAGTGCTCGCCCGACCATCCGTACGTCAAAGAGCATCCCGAATGGTTCCGCTGGCGGCCTGACGGCACGGTGCAGTACGCCGAGAACCCGCCGAAAAAGTACGAAGATATCTACCCCTTCGAGTTTGAGCTGCCCGAGCCGGACCGCTGGGCGCTCTGGCGCGAGCTGCTCAGCATCGTCGAATTCTGGTGCGAGCAGGGGGTCCGCATCTTCCGCGTCGACAATCCGCACACCAAGCCGTTTCGCTTCTGGGAATGGCTAATCGCCGAGATCCGCCGACGCTATCCCGAGACGATCTTCCTCTCCGAGGCGTTTACCCGCCCGAAGGTGATGTATCACCTCGCGAAGCTCGGCTTTACCCAGTCCTACACCTACTTCGCCTGGCGGACGACCCGCTGGGAGCTGACCGAGTACCTGACCGAACTGACCCAGGGGCCGGTACGCGAGTTCTTCCGGCCGAATTTCTGGCCGAACACGCCGGACATCCTGACCGAGCAGCTGCAGCACGGCGGCCGGCCGGCATTTATGGCCCGGCTGATCCTTGCTGCCACCCTCTCCTCGAATTACGGCATCTACGGCCCGGCCTTCGAGTTGGGCGAGCACGTCGCCGTCGCGCCGGGCAAGGAAGAGTACCTCCACTCCGAGAAGTACGAGATCAAGCACTGGGACCTCGACCGTCCCGACAGCCTGAAGCCGCTGATCGCCCGCGTCAATGCCATCCGCCGCGCTGAGCCGGCCCTCCAATACAACGACATCCGCTTCCACGACAGCGACAACGACCAGTTCCTGATCTACAGCAAGCGCGATCCGTCCGGGCAGAATGTCATCCTTGTCGTCGTCAATCTCGATCCCGTCCACACCCAAGCCGGCTGGACGCGCCTTGCCATGCCGGAGCTCGGCCTCGCTTGGGATCAGGCGTTTGTGGTGCGCGACCTCTTGACGGAGGCGCGCTACCATTGGCGCGGTCCCCACAATTACGTCGAACTGAACCCCCACGTTCTCCCCGCGCACATCTTCCTTATCGAGCCCGCGGAATGA
- a CDS encoding putative maltokinase codes for MSILPALSGSLDALLPGDRLGPALAARLPALRWYAGKARALAALTVTPLAALPVGERTARLTVVGVRYLDGSREDYLLPLLTVPAGQPDAIPETALLALLHTPEGDAMLIDAVGDPAFAAALLDLIADERRVSGPGGMLIAGRDAPLPAGDLTPRLLGAEQSNSSIRYGDQLILKLYRRLMPGINPDVEVGRFLTARRFPATPAVRGWIEFRPAVGEPVSLAVLHDLIPDAEDGWTAALALIGRLVRCRAGEPAPAAPAGPLVPPPPLPSAIERALGSSLVFIRRLGVVTAELHLTLASAPDDPAFAPEPPAPAQQQAAAAALLDRWARLPTLLAGRSLPPAARAAADAVLAAGDRVAAILAAAPAPPLLTRCHGDFHLGQTLLRAGEPVIIDFEGEPARPLAERRAKRSPLRDVAGMLRSFDYAAAAAGAGSPWAEAWRAWASAAYLAAYLDRAHGAPFLPRAAAETAALLDLFLLEKALYEVEYELHSRPDWVAIPLAGLRRLLAGGRPAQ; via the coding sequence ATGAGCATTCTGCCGGCGCTCAGCGGCAGCCTCGACGCGCTGCTTCCCGGCGACCGGCTCGGCCCGGCGCTTGCGGCGCGGCTGCCGGCGCTGCGGTGGTACGCCGGCAAGGCGCGCGCGCTCGCTGCGCTGACCGTCACTCCGCTGGCAGCGCTGCCGGTCGGCGAGCGGACGGCGCGCCTGACAGTGGTGGGCGTGCGCTACCTCGACGGGAGCCGCGAGGACTATCTGCTGCCGCTCCTCACCGTCCCGGCCGGCCAGCCGGACGCGATCCCCGAGACGGCGCTGCTCGCTCTCCTCCACACGCCGGAGGGCGACGCCATGCTCATCGACGCGGTGGGCGACCCTGCCTTTGCTGCTGCCCTGCTGGATCTGATTGCCGACGAGCGACGGGTCAGCGGGCCGGGCGGGATGCTCATCGCCGGGCGGGACGCACCGCTGCCGGCCGGCGACCTGACGCCCCGGCTGCTCGGCGCCGAGCAGAGCAACAGTTCGATCCGCTACGGCGACCAGCTGATCCTGAAGCTGTACCGCCGCCTCATGCCCGGGATCAATCCGGACGTCGAGGTCGGCCGCTTTCTCACCGCGCGCCGCTTTCCGGCGACGCCGGCCGTGCGCGGGTGGATCGAGTTCCGTCCCGCTGTCGGCGAGCCGGTCAGCCTCGCCGTGCTCCACGACCTCATTCCCGATGCAGAGGACGGCTGGACAGCGGCCCTCGCCCTGATCGGCCGCCTCGTGCGCTGCCGCGCAGGCGAGCCCGCGCCTGCCGCGCCGGCAGGACCGCTTGTGCCGCCCCCGCCGCTGCCGAGCGCAATCGAGCGCGCGCTCGGCAGTTCGCTCGTCTTCATCCGCCGGCTTGGCGTCGTCACCGCCGAACTGCACCTGACGCTCGCGAGCGCTCCCGACGACCCGGCGTTTGCGCCCGAGCCTCCCGCGCCGGCCCAGCAGCAGGCCGCTGCAGCCGCGCTGCTCGACCGCTGGGCGCGCCTCCCGACACTCCTTGCCGGACGCTCCCTGCCGCCTGCTGCTCGCGCCGCTGCCGACGCCGTCCTCGCCGCAGGCGATCGGGTCGCCGCCATCCTCGCGGCCGCGCCGGCCCCGCCGCTCCTGACCCGCTGTCACGGCGACTTCCATCTCGGCCAGACGCTCCTCCGTGCCGGCGAGCCGGTGATCATCGACTTCGAGGGCGAGCCGGCGCGTCCGCTTGCCGAGCGGCGGGCAAAACGCTCGCCCTTGCGCGATGTTGCCGGGATGCTCCGCTCCTTCGATTACGCGGCCGCCGCTGCGGGCGCGGGCAGCCCGTGGGCGGAGGCGTGGCGCGCGTGGGCGAGCGCAGCCTACCTCGCGGCCTACCTCGACCGCGCCCACGGCGCGCCCTTCCTCCCCCGCGCTGCCGCCGAGACTGCCGCCCTGCTCGACCTTTTCCTCCTCGAGAAGGCGCTCTACGAGGTCGAGTATGAACTGCACAGCCGCCCGGACTGGGTCGCCATCCCCCTCGCCGGGCTGCGCCGTCTCCTCGCCGGCGGACGCCCGGCGCAATGA
- a CDS encoding thiamine pyrophosphate-dependent enzyme: MGESAHDVAARHARYRRSFLRRRGWPCCVGVPTVAGIGAAVARPEQPTLIVEGDGGILMRLPELETAARERIPIIVVVLDDRAYGAELHLLAAEGLPTRLALFDTPDLVRVAASLGCQAVRAESAEALRAALAAADGRRPLVVHVPVTRQVVHHAIVRALRP, encoded by the coding sequence TTGGGCGAATCAGCCCACGACGTAGCTGCCCGTCACGCGCGATATCGGCGCAGCTTCCTGCGGCGTCGAGGCTGGCCGTGCTGCGTGGGCGTTCCGACGGTCGCGGGGATCGGCGCGGCAGTCGCCCGGCCGGAGCAGCCGACCCTCATCGTCGAAGGCGACGGTGGCATCCTGATGCGCCTTCCGGAACTCGAGACGGCCGCCCGCGAGCGCATTCCGATCATCGTTGTCGTGCTCGACGACCGAGCCTACGGCGCGGAGCTCCACCTCCTCGCCGCCGAAGGGCTGCCGACCCGCCTCGCGCTGTTCGACACGCCCGACCTCGTTCGCGTCGCAGCGTCGCTCGGCTGCCAAGCCGTTCGTGCCGAGAGCGCGGAGGCGCTGCGCGCCGCCCTGGCCGCCGCCGATGGCAGACGTCCGCTTGTCGTCCACGTGCCGGTAACCCGGCAGGTCGTGCACCACGCGATCGTCCGGGCGCTTCGTCCTTAG
- a CDS encoding GNAT family N-acetyltransferase, whose protein sequence is MDQLRIPERDDPRLAHYAVRLAVPGDAAGIARVHVDGWKTTYRGIVPDAYLDRLSYRRSYEARRTMLDLPPAGHCTLVATDPIGWVVGFADLGPARDALGFDGELYALYVMKAYQRLGLGAWLLETAARAHLAAGRRSMLLWVLAANHPARRFYEAFGGEALATKLIAIGGAPLEEIAYGWRDLAALIEAP, encoded by the coding sequence ATGGACCAGCTCCGCATCCCCGAGCGCGACGACCCGCGTCTTGCGCACTACGCGGTGCGCCTCGCTGTGCCCGGCGACGCGGCCGGCATTGCGCGCGTCCACGTCGACGGCTGGAAGACGACCTATCGCGGCATTGTGCCGGACGCGTATCTGGACCGGCTCTCCTATCGGCGGAGCTATGAGGCACGGCGGACGATGCTGGACCTGCCGCCGGCCGGCCACTGCACCCTTGTGGCGACCGACCCGATTGGCTGGGTCGTCGGCTTCGCCGACCTCGGTCCAGCGCGGGACGCCCTCGGCTTCGACGGCGAACTGTATGCGCTGTACGTCATGAAGGCGTACCAGCGTCTTGGCCTTGGCGCGTGGCTGCTGGAGACCGCCGCCCGCGCCCACCTTGCCGCCGGCCGCCGGTCGATGCTGCTCTGGGTGCTGGCAGCGAATCACCCCGCGCGCCGCTTCTACGAGGCGTTCGGAGGCGAAGCGCTCGCCACCAAACTGATTGCGATTGGCGGCGCGCCCCTCGAGGAAATCGCCTACGGCTGGCGCGACCTCGCCGCGCTCATCGAGGCTCCGTAG